Proteins from a single region of Trichoderma asperellum chromosome 3, complete sequence:
- a CDS encoding uncharacterized protein (EggNog:ENOG41): protein MDNGTYLEDDGELPPPYSASANPSGGTSAEHPDPRSYASLFSSHVVNLRTQISASQAYRASVTDDRDSYILSVIFPYVEEFMSSISEIYPTPRLAEAILVPDAAVSNGWRFNDEDDKREGEYKTLIRVCEAKKKDGNDEKKQWPSEKGAGSSLLTSETNDETSPALWWESESTALRLAKHLQPQRPAASSSTDGQAAKDSSSSSSSSKKSGLRGLFKRSENVPQRVASKEERPVERVTMTTRAEEVTFRKENEFGIWETRTGWGIIMRVRIHSS, encoded by the coding sequence ATGGACAACGGCACGTATCTCGAAGATGACGGCGAACTTCCGCCTCCATACTCTGCAAGCGCAAATCCATCCGGCGGCACTTCAGCCGAGCATCCAGACCCTCGCTCCTATGCATCGCTCTTCTCGTCGCACGTAGTCAATCTTCGGACCCAAATCTCCGCTTCGCAGGCTTACCGAGCCTCAGTCACAGATGATCGCGACAGCTACATTCTATCCGTCATCTTCCCCTATGTGGAAGAATTCATGTCGTCTATTTCTGAAATCTACCCAACACCGAGACTTGCAGAGGCAATTCTGGTCCCCGACGCAGCGGTCAGCAATGGCTGGAGGTTcaacgacgaggatgatAAGCGAGAGGGAGAATACAAGACGCTGATTCGCGTTTGCGAGGCTAAGAAGAAAGATGGCAatgacgagaagaagcagtggcCGTCTGAAAAGGGCGCTGGCAGCAGTCTTTTGACCAGCGAAACCAACGACGAGACCAGCCCAGCTCTGTGGTGGGAGAGCGAAAGCACGGCGCTTCGACTCGCTAAGCACTTACAGCCTCAGCGTCCTGCcgcgtcttcttcaacagatggacaagccgccaaagacagcagcagcagcagcagcagcagcaaaaagtcTGGTCTTCGGGGGCTATTTAAAAGATCTGAAAACGTACCGCAGCGTGTTGCTTCGAAGGAAGAGAGGCCGGTGGAAAGAGTGACGATGACTACGAGAGCAGAGGAAGTCACATTTAGAAAGGAGAATGAGTTTGGGATCTGGGAGACTAGAACTGGGTGGGGAATCATCATGCGGGTGAGGATTCATAGTTCTTGA
- a CDS encoding uncharacterized protein (BUSCO:EOG092D2RJ9): MAAADASEKLALISENLTEILNPEIIEKILAEGRHPKIYWGTATTGRPHCGYFVPAIKIAQYLAAGCHVTILLADIHGFLDNLKAPIELVELRVEYYRYVITAIFKAVGVSTEKLKFVQGSSYQKSPEYIMDVYKLSSVISEHDAKRAGAEVVKQTDNAPLSGLLYPILQVLDEQYLDVDAQFGGLDQRKLFIAAKEWLPKLGYKERAHLMNPMVPGLKGAKMSSSDEDSKIDLLDSPDAVSKKIRKAVATPKVVEENGVLAFVEYVLLPAAALKGERKFVVERERDGLEPLVYSTIQQMHEDYRNDVLSPQLLKAAVTKSLNELLAPINAEFAASKEWQEIALKAYPPPAKKEKKVKDKGTRHPGKAAETINVKDLKEAVSEV; encoded by the exons ATGGCGGCCGCAGACGCATCCGAGAAGCTCGCGCTCATCAGCGAGAACCTGACCGAGATCCTCAACCCTGAAATCATCGAGAAAATCCTAGCCGAGGGCCGCCATCCCAAGATCTACTGGG GCACCGCTACCACGGGCCGGCCTCACTGCGGCTACTTCGTCCCCGCCATCAAAATCGCCCAGTACTTGGCCGCCGGCTGCCATGTCACCATCCTGCTCGCCGATATCCACGGCTTCCTCGACAACCTGAAGGCCCCCATCGAGCTGGTCGAGCTGCGCGTCGAGTACTACCGCTATGTCATCAccgccatcttcaaggcCGTCGGCGTGTCCACCGAGAAGCTCAAGTTTGTGCAGGGCAGCTCGTACCAGAAGAGCCCCGAGTACATCATGGACGTCTACAAGCTGTCGTCCGTCATCTCAGAGCACGACGCCAAGAGGGCCGGTGCCGAGGTTGTCAAGCAGACCGACAATGCGCCGCTGTCTGGCCTGCTCTACCCCATTCTCCAGGTCTTGGACGAGCAGTACCTGGACGTCGATGCGCAGTTCGGAGGCCTTGACCAGCGTAAGCTCTTCATTGCTGCCAAGGAATGGCTGCCCAAGCTCGGATACAAGGAG CGTGCGCATCTTATGAACCCCATGGTGCCTGGTCTCAAGGGCGCCAAGATGAGCTCCAGTGACGAAG ACAGCAAAATCGATCTGCTGGATTCCCCGGACGCCGTCTCCAAGAAGATTCGCAAGGCTGTGGCCACCCCCAAGGTTGTTGAGGAAAACGGTGTCTTGGCTTTTGTCGAATACGTCCTTCtgccggcagcagccttgaaGGGAGAGCGAAAGTTTGTCGTTGAGCGCGAGAGAGACGGCCTGGAGCCCTTGGTTTACTCAACCATTCAGCAGATGCACGAGGACTACAGAAATGATGTG CTATCACCACAGCTGCTGAAGGCGGCAGTCACGAAATCATTAAACGAGCTCCTAGCCCCGATCAACGCCGAGTTCGCAGCGTCAAAAGAATGGCAGGAGATTGCCCTGAAGGCCTACCCTCCTCccgcgaagaaggagaagaaggtcaAGGACAAGGGTACTCGCCATCCTGGAAAGGCAGCAGAGACCATCAACGTCAAGGACCTGAAAGAGGCAGTCAGCGAGgtctaa
- a CDS encoding uncharacterized protein (EggNog:ENOG41~TransMembrane:1 (o20-44i)), translating into MGILIDHGGFNAVSLSQLAWGLPLAALALGLGYTAWLCIYNLYFHPLRRFPGPKLSAMSFIPYSLILTGGDGHHKVLDLHLKYGPIVRVAPNFLLFSHPDAVNDIRGHRKFGQPEHGKDPIRRMPNVHNIIGANREDHTRYRRSLAHGFSHQAMLDQEPIIGAYVDQLMDRLKRDCGNGTQQIDMVRWFNFTTFDIIGDLSFGESFDCLNNSNYHPWVQLIFQSIKNLVFMAAIRYFQLSPKFITTFLNKFALPSDIAGRFAENFRLSAMKVQKRLDSGSDRPDFMASMTAKRNGSALSFEELTSNAVILIIAGSETTATALSAAAYYLGLYPEIQAKLAQEVRSNFNRPEEITITSVQHLSYMLAVLDESMRVFPPVPGGLPRYTAKGGGMIAGEFVPENTHVDVWQWPLYHNPNYWTQVEDFIPERWLGDPKFKDDKRDGFQPFSAGPRNCIGKNLAYAEMRLILARVILEYDITLAEGTKGWDKRSKSYTLWEKGAVNVYLTPRKVE; encoded by the exons ATGGGTATTCTCATCGACCATGGCGGTTTCAACGCCGTCTCCCTAAGCCAGCTGGCTTGGGGTCTCCCACTCGCCGCTCTGGCGCTG GGACTTGGCTACACTGCCTGGCTGTGCATTTATAATCTCTATTTCCACCCACTTCGCAGGTTTCCTGGACCCAAGTTGTCGGCCATGTCATTCATCCCATACTCTCTCATTTTGACTGGTGGCGATGGCCACCATAAGGTTTTGGATTTGCATCTCAAATATGGCCCTATCGTTCGTGTGGCGCCcaatttccttctcttcagccACCCAGACGCCGTCAACGATATTCGCGGCCACCGCAAGTTTGGACAGCCTGAGCACGGGAAAGACCCAATACGCCGGATGCCAAACGTCCATAACATTATTGGGGCGAATCGCGAGGACCATACGCGTTATCGAAGGAGCCTGGCCCATGGATTTTCCCATCAGGCAATGCTGGACCAGGAGCCCATCATTGGCGCGTATGTCGACCAACTGATGGATCGCCTGAAACGGGACTGTGGCAATGGAACACAGCAAATTGACATGGTCCGTTGGTTCAACTTTACAACATTCGATATCATTGGCGATTTGTCTTTTGGCGAGTCATTCGACTGCCTCAACAATTCCAACTATCACCCTTGGGTTCAGCTCATCTTCCAATCCATCAAGAACCTCGTCTTCATGGCAGCGATAAGATACTTTCAGCTTTCACCAAAATTCATCACTACTTTCCTCAACAAGTTTGCCCTGCCCAGCGACATTGCTGGTAGATTCGCTGAAAATTTCCGATTATCTGCTATGAAGGTCCAGAAGCGTCTCGACAGCGGCTCAGATCGCCCTGATTTTATGGCTTCAATGACAGCCAAGCGCAATGGATCA GCCCTCTCTTTTGAAGAGCTCACGTCGAACGCCGTCATCCTCATTATTGCGGGCTCAGAAACTACAGCCACGGCGTTATCCGCAGCAGCCTATTACCTCGGCCTGTATCCGGAAATCCAAGCCAAACTTGCCCAAGAAGTGCGGTCAAACTTTAACAGACCGGAAGAGATTACCATCACCAGTGTACAGCATCTATCCTACATGTTAGCAGTACTAGACGAGTCCATGCGTGTGTTCCCTCCTGTTCCTGGGGGCCTGCCACGATATACAGCAAAGGGAGGTGGTATGATTGCTGGTGAATTTGTCCCAGAAAAC ACCCATGTCGACGTTTGGCAATGGCCGCTATACCACAACCCAAACTACTGGACGCAGGTTGAAGATTTTATTCCGGAGCGTTGGCTAGGTGACCCTAAATTTAAGGATGACAAGCGAGATGGTTTTCAGCCATTTTCTGCAGGGCCTCGCAATTGTATTGGTAAAAA TCTTGCCTACGCCGAAATGCGTCTCATCTTGGCTCGCGTGATTTTGGAGTACGATATTACGCTTGCTGAAGGCACCAAGGGCTGGGATAAAAGAAGCAAGTCGTATACACTATGGGAAAAGGGCGCAGTGAATGTCTATCTGACTCCTCGTAAGGTGGAGTAA
- a CDS encoding uncharacterized protein (EggNog:ENOG41~SECRETED:SignalP(1-17)) — MKTGAIILSLFAALGLAAPMEQAQQANDAQMMQQVEMAAKSLFDPPRNGNGNIIADIFDTAACILGSFIGARTCPSSTIIQVPGDDHHNDNSNSSVSTSTSYQYTYSTDSDGNYHIQIIPGGSKSSCTYTVPKNDVGALANTINQLAAKCINN; from the exons ATGAAGACTGGCGCcatcattctctctcttttcgcgGCCCTTGGTCTTGCGGCTCCTATG GAGCAAGCCCAGCAAGCCAACGATGCTCAGATGATGCAGCAAGTTGAAATGGCCGCCAAGAGCTTATTTGACCCCCCTCGCAACGGCAACGGGAACATTATTGCCGACATCTTTGATACCGCTGCTTGCATCTTGGGTAGCTTCATTGGAGCTCGCACTTGTCCAAGCAGCACTATCATTCAAGTTCCTGGTGACGACCACCATAATGACAACAGCAACTCGAGCGTCAGCACGAGCACCTCTTACCAGTATACCTACTCTACCGACAGCGATGGCAATTATCACATCCAGATCATCCCCGGCGGCAGCAAGTCCAGCTGCACCTATACTGTACCCAAGAATGATGTTGGGGCTTTGGCCAACACCATCAACCAGCTTGCCGCCAAGTGCATCAACAATTAA